The Lutibacter sp. A64 genome segment GTAATTAATTTTATATATAATTTTTGGCACTAACTTGTTTTAAATATAAAAACATAATATATGGCCATTCAACTGGTTTTTAAAAATGAAATGAAGAAAAATTGTATCGAGAACTTTTATTTACAGTTAAAATCACTATTCTCGACACTAATTTTAAACTAAAAAATATAATAAATTTTTAAATATTTGTACCTTACAATTTTACTGAATTAATGAAAGCAACTTACCAAAAATACATTCTGAATTTTAAACAAGCTAGTGGAACTTCTAGGGGGATTTTAAGAACAAAAGAAACTTTTTTTTTAAAAATAATTTCTGGTGATAAAATTGGAATTGGTGAATGTGGTTTATTTAGAGGTTTAAGTATTGACGATAGACCAGATTATGAAGAAAAACTAAATTGGCTTTGTAAAAATATTACTAACAATAGCGATGAATTATTAGCGGAGTTAATTGAATTTCCATCTATTCAATTTGGTTTAGAACAAGCTTTATTATCATTAAAAAGTAAAAATTCGTTTGAATTGTTTCCTTCAAAGTTTACAGAAACTAAAGAAGCCATAAATATTAATGGTTTAATTTGGATGGGAAGCGAAGCTTTTATGAAACAACAAATTGAGGGAAAATTAAAAGCCGGATTTTCAACCATAAAAATGAAAATTGGTGCTATTGATTTTGAAACAGAACTAGAATTACTGAAAAGTATTCGTAAAAATTTTTCATCAAAAGAAATTGAATTAAGAGTAGATGCTAATGGTGCTTTTAGTCGAAAAGAGGCTTTAGAAAAATTAAAACGTCTGTCTCAATTCGAAATTCATTCAATTGAACAACCTATAAAACAAGGTCAAATTAATGAAATGGCAGATTTATGTTTAAAAACACCATTGCCAATTGCTTTAGATGAAGAATTAATTGGTGTTTTTAATGTAACTAAAAAGCAAGAATTGCTACAAATAATAAATCCGCAGTACATAATTTTAAAACCAAGTTTAGTTGGTGGTTTTAAAGGGAGTGAAGAATGGATTCGTTTAGCAGAAAAACAACAGATTGGATGGTGGATAACTTCTGCTTTAGAAAGTAATATTGGTTTAAATGCAATAGCACAATGGACTGCTGTTTTGGGTAGTAAAATTCCTCAAGGTTTAGGTACAGGAAGTTTATTTACTAATAATTTTGACAGTCCGTTAGAAGTTAAAAACGGACATTTATATTACAATTCAACCAAAGATTGGAACGTAAAGTTATAATCTAAAATTAATTTTTAAAATATAGAAAATGAAATTTTTACAACAAGCATATAAAGGAAATAACAAATGGTGGGCTTATTTAATTACAACAGGTATTGTTGGCTTTCCATTTTTAATGAATGTTGTTATTTACCTATTATTTCCAGAATTATTAGATGCATTGTATCAAGAAATGGAACAAAAAGAGCCTAGTAATTTAGATTTTTTAGTTAATTTATTGCCATTTCTATTTTTGTTATTACTCCTTTTTTTATTGGTAAGTAAGTTACATAAGCGAAAAATTATAACCATAATAACATCTAGAAAAACGGTAGATTGGAAACGTTTTTTTTATGCTTTTTTTGTTTGGTTTGCAATTGGCGTTTTATTAATTGTAGTTGATTATTCTATGTCGCCTACCGATTATGTTTGGAATTTTAAACCAGCTAAGTTTGCTGTATTATTGCTAATTTCACTAATATTTTTACCGATACAAACAAGTATGGAAGAGTTGTTATTTAGAGGGTATTTAATGCAAGCTTTTGGTGTTTGGTTTAAAAAATCGTTTGTGGCTTTAATTTTAACATCCGTAATTTTTGGTTTATTACACGGCTTAAACCCTGAAGTTGAAAAACTGGGTTGGATTATTATGATATACTATATTGGAACTGGATTAGTACTCGGAATTTTTACATTAATGGATGAAGGAACTGAATTAGCTCTAGGTTTTCACGCCGCTAATAATATTGTAGCAGCAGTGTTGGTAAGTTCTAATTGGGCAGTTTTTCAAACAGATGCTTTGTTAATTGATGTTTCGGAGCCTTCTTTAGATTTTTTAATGTTTTTACCAGTATTTGTGTTGTATCCATTAGTGCTTTTTATTTTTTCAAAAAAATATGGTTGGACAAATTGGAACGAAAAATTGTTTGGTACAATTAGCCAACCTGTTGAGTTAAATGAAGAAGAAACTATTATATAATTTTAATTAAGCATTGGTTAAGTAATATTCGTTAAAAATGAGTGAACAGCATTCTCATAAAAGCTTTAAACTTCAAGATACATCTTTTAATTCTATTGAAGCTTTATTAGATTTTTCAAAATCAATTTCTATTGAAGTGTATTCGTTTTTTAAAGAATGGTTTAATAAAAGTAGTTATGTTGAAGTAAAAACTTCTGGTTCAACAGGAACGCCAAAAGTTATTCAACTTCAAAAAAACTACATGATAAATAGTGCAAAAGCAACAGGTAATTTTTTTGATTTAGAAGAAAATACAGAAGCACTTTTATGCATGTCTCCTAATTATATTGCAGGAAAGATGATGTTGGTAAGAGCACTAATTTTAGGTTGGCATATAGATGTTGTAATTCCAAGTTCTAATCCATTAAAATCTATTGAAAAAGTCTATGATTTTTCGGCAATGGTACCACTGCAGTTAAATAATTCTTTAGATGAAATTTATAAAATTAAAAAGCTAATTGTTGGTGGAGGAGTGGTGTCAAACGAATTATTAGTTAAAATTCAACTTATAAAAACCGAAGTTTTTGCAACCTATGGTATGACGGAAACTATAACACATATTGCCGTTAAAAAATTGAATAATTTAAATAAAATTTCGAATCCAGTAGAAAAATCTCATCATAATACATTACCAAAAAATACGATTGTTGATGAAACCGAGAAAGGAGAAAAGCTTGGTCCTACTGAACTTGTTTCAACATCTTTCTATAATACACTTCCAAATATTAAAATATCCACAGATAAGAGAGGTTGTTTGGTTATTAATGCTCCGAAAGTATCTGATGAAATAATAGTTACAAATGATTTAGTGGAGCTAATTTCTGAAAATTCCTTTAAGTGGTTAGGGCGTTTTGATACTGTTATAAATTCTGGAGGAATAAAATTAATTCCAGAACAATTAGAAGAAAAATTGACTGAAATTATTTCAGAACCATTTTTTTTAGCAGGGTTGGAAGATGCTGTTTTGGGTGAAAAATTGGTTGTGGTAGTAGCGTCTAAAAGTTTGAAAGTTGAAAAGTTAAAAAGTTCACTTTTTAAAAAAATAAAAGCATTAAAAACACTTTCAAAATATGAAATTCCTAAAGAAATTTATTTAGTTGAAAATTTTGTAAAAACTCCCACAGGAAAAATAAATAGACCAGCAACTTTAAAATTACTTGAAAAGTAAGTTTAAGAAAACCATTGGTCAACTTGAATTAATTTCAGGTTTTTATTCTGAAACAAATTGAGAATTACGAATTTTATAATCCTTAAAACAATGTTAGGTAGTTGTATTAATTTGTTTTTTCAAACATT includes the following:
- a CDS encoding o-succinylbenzoate synthase, whose translation is MKATYQKYILNFKQASGTSRGILRTKETFFLKIISGDKIGIGECGLFRGLSIDDRPDYEEKLNWLCKNITNNSDELLAELIEFPSIQFGLEQALLSLKSKNSFELFPSKFTETKEAININGLIWMGSEAFMKQQIEGKLKAGFSTIKMKIGAIDFETELELLKSIRKNFSSKEIELRVDANGAFSRKEALEKLKRLSQFEIHSIEQPIKQGQINEMADLCLKTPLPIALDEELIGVFNVTKKQELLQIINPQYIILKPSLVGGFKGSEEWIRLAEKQQIGWWITSALESNIGLNAIAQWTAVLGSKIPQGLGTGSLFTNNFDSPLEVKNGHLYYNSTKDWNVKL
- a CDS encoding CPBP family intramembrane glutamic endopeptidase; its protein translation is MKFLQQAYKGNNKWWAYLITTGIVGFPFLMNVVIYLLFPELLDALYQEMEQKEPSNLDFLVNLLPFLFLLLLLFLLVSKLHKRKIITIITSRKTVDWKRFFYAFFVWFAIGVLLIVVDYSMSPTDYVWNFKPAKFAVLLLISLIFLPIQTSMEELLFRGYLMQAFGVWFKKSFVALILTSVIFGLLHGLNPEVEKLGWIIMIYYIGTGLVLGIFTLMDEGTELALGFHAANNIVAAVLVSSNWAVFQTDALLIDVSEPSLDFLMFLPVFVLYPLVLFIFSKKYGWTNWNEKLFGTISQPVELNEEETII
- a CDS encoding AMP-binding protein, translating into MSEQHSHKSFKLQDTSFNSIEALLDFSKSISIEVYSFFKEWFNKSSYVEVKTSGSTGTPKVIQLQKNYMINSAKATGNFFDLEENTEALLCMSPNYIAGKMMLVRALILGWHIDVVIPSSNPLKSIEKVYDFSAMVPLQLNNSLDEIYKIKKLIVGGGVVSNELLVKIQLIKTEVFATYGMTETITHIAVKKLNNLNKISNPVEKSHHNTLPKNTIVDETEKGEKLGPTELVSTSFYNTLPNIKISTDKRGCLVINAPKVSDEIIVTNDLVELISENSFKWLGRFDTVINSGGIKLIPEQLEEKLTEIISEPFFLAGLEDAVLGEKLVVVVASKSLKVEKLKSSLFKKIKALKTLSKYEIPKEIYLVENFVKTPTGKINRPATLKLLEK